A single window of Thalassomonas viridans DNA harbors:
- the lysC gene encoding lysine-sensitive aspartokinase 3: MSLTAYASNRENPLTVAKFGGTSVADYQAMLRCANIVKSDPANKLVVVSASAGVTNHLVRLSQENVGQEERQQIIAAISQIQFNIRRQLPEEAGLDETLQALIAELELLVGQQADDYKAQTADAILSFGEQFSSLLFTRVLQSLGVAAGCFDVRRVMKTNSLYGKAVVDLAGLRHNCRELLAPELTDRVIVTQGFIGSDSLGHATTLGRGGSDYSAALLAEALDGDNLAIWTDVVGIFTTDPRITDQARAIKEISFGEAAEMATFGAKILHPATLIPAMRRNIPVFVGSSKEPEKGGTLIKQQVESSPTYRSIALRKEQTLVTVKSPAMLHASGFLAKVFTILTKHELSVDLITTSEISVALTFDNPTGTTQALLTSTVVAELEQLCEVSVEHGLSLVAVIGNGLHAAKGLGSNIFDKINDFNIRMICHGASDNNLCFLVPEEDANTVVEQLHNTLF, translated from the coding sequence ATGTCGCTAACTGCTTATGCTTCAAACCGGGAAAATCCTTTAACGGTCGCAAAATTCGGCGGCACCAGTGTTGCCGACTACCAGGCGATGCTGCGGTGTGCCAATATTGTTAAAAGCGATCCCGCCAACAAACTGGTGGTGGTGTCCGCCAGCGCCGGTGTGACCAACCATCTGGTGCGCCTGAGCCAGGAAAATGTCGGCCAGGAGGAGCGGCAGCAGATCATTGCAGCTATTTCGCAAATCCAGTTTAATATCCGGCGGCAGTTGCCGGAGGAGGCCGGGCTCGATGAAACCTTGCAGGCCCTGATCGCCGAACTGGAGCTGCTGGTGGGGCAACAGGCGGATGACTATAAAGCCCAGACGGCGGATGCGATTTTGTCTTTCGGCGAGCAGTTCAGCTCTTTGCTTTTTACCAGAGTATTGCAGTCTTTAGGCGTTGCCGCCGGCTGTTTCGATGTACGCCGGGTGATGAAAACCAACAGCCTGTACGGCAAGGCCGTCGTGGATTTGGCCGGGCTCAGGCACAATTGTCGGGAGCTGCTGGCGCCAGAGCTGACGGATCGGGTGATAGTGACCCAGGGCTTTATCGGTAGCGACAGTCTGGGCCATGCCACCACCTTAGGCCGGGGCGGTTCGGATTACAGTGCGGCCTTGCTTGCAGAAGCCCTTGACGGCGACAACCTGGCGATTTGGACCGATGTGGTGGGAATATTCACTACCGATCCGCGCATTACCGATCAGGCGCGGGCCATCAAGGAAATTAGTTTTGGCGAGGCGGCGGAAATGGCTACCTTTGGCGCAAAAATCCTGCATCCCGCCACCCTGATCCCGGCAATGCGGCGGAATATTCCGGTGTTTGTCGGTTCCAGCAAAGAACCGGAAAAAGGCGGCACCCTAATCAAGCAGCAGGTGGAATCCAGTCCTACCTACCGCTCGATAGCGCTGAGAAAAGAACAAACCCTGGTGACGGTGAAAAGCCCGGCCATGCTCCATGCCAGCGGTTTTCTGGCTAAGGTTTTTACCATTTTGACGAAACACGAGCTCAGTGTCGATTTGATCACCACCAGTGAGATCAGCGTGGCGCTTACCTTTGACAACCCTACCGGCACCACCCAGGCGCTGCTCACCAGCACCGTGGTGGCGGAGCTGGAGCAGTTGTGTGAAGTCTCGGTAGAACACGGCCTGTCCCTGGTGGCGGTGATAGGAAACGGGCTGCACGCCGCTAAAGGCTTGGGCAGCAATATCTTCGATAAGATCAATGATTTTAATATCCGTATGATCTGCCACGGCGCCAGCGACAATAACCTGTGCTTTTTAGTGCCGGAAGAAGATGCCAATACCGTAGTGGAACAGCTGCATAATACGCTTTTTTAA
- a CDS encoding ElyC/SanA/YdcF family protein — protein sequence MTGLIYYLTFEPEMDLFLLKKVIGLLLMPVSLILLLLFASLIFYKIKPGFSFKCLALGCVLLLLSSLPPVAGKLMAPIEAQYEPFTLSGKPVDYIVILGCSHTNDDALPAIAQLEYCSLQRLAEAIRIYRLHPEATLITTGSAVSTGAANAEKVRQAAISLGIPEHKIINENNARDTEEEAELIAPRVRGKHMVLVTNADHLPRAMGYFQAQGIAPTPAPAAFWVKGQQLKKEWDYYFPHAKTLVQTTRAWYEYLGQLALWFKSLL from the coding sequence GTGACAGGATTGATTTATTACCTGACTTTCGAACCCGAGATGGATTTATTTCTGCTGAAAAAAGTGATCGGCCTGCTGCTGATGCCGGTCAGCCTTATTTTATTACTGCTGTTTGCCAGCCTGATCTTTTATAAAATCAAGCCCGGTTTCAGCTTCAAATGCCTGGCTCTGGGCTGCGTGCTCCTGCTACTATCCAGCCTGCCGCCGGTTGCCGGCAAACTTATGGCGCCGATTGAAGCGCAATACGAGCCTTTTACCTTATCCGGCAAACCTGTCGACTACATTGTTATTTTGGGCTGCAGTCACACCAATGACGACGCCCTGCCCGCCATCGCCCAGCTGGAATATTGCTCGTTGCAACGCCTGGCCGAAGCGATCCGCATATACAGGCTACACCCGGAAGCGACCCTGATCACAACCGGCAGCGCCGTTAGCACAGGCGCCGCCAATGCCGAAAAGGTCAGGCAGGCCGCCATCAGTTTAGGCATACCCGAGCATAAGATCATCAATGAAAACAATGCCCGGGACACCGAAGAAGAAGCCGAACTGATTGCCCCCAGGGTACGGGGCAAACATATGGTGCTGGTGACCAATGCCGATCATCTGCCCAGGGCCATGGGTTACTTCCAGGCCCAGGGCATAGCCCCAACCCCGGCGCCGGCAGCTTTTTGGGTGAAAGGACAGCAACTGAAGAAAGAGTGGGATTATTACTTCCCCCATGCCAAAACCCTGGTGCAAACCACCCGGGCCTGGTACGAGTATCTGGGCCAGTTGGCCTTATGGTTTAAGTCTCTGCTCTAA
- a CDS encoding Nif3-like dinuclear metal center hexameric protein gives MLRNELEQQLNQLLKPEQIKDFCPNGLQIQGTNEIKKVITGVTASKALIDQAIAQQADALVVHHGFFWKNESYVIRGMKYERIKALLDHNINLFAYHLPLDIHPELGNNAQLAKLLAIETTGPLELGNPLSVAMQGEFAGDISGEALSNRISETLNRQCLHIAPPSDKPIRTVAWCTGGGQSYIDLAAEQGIDAFITGEASEQTTHVAHEMDIHFFAAGHHATERYGAKALAAYLAASTDLSVEFVDINNPV, from the coding sequence ATGCTACGTAATGAACTTGAGCAGCAGCTGAACCAGCTGTTAAAACCGGAACAGATTAAAGACTTTTGCCCTAACGGTTTACAGATACAGGGCACTAACGAGATAAAAAAGGTCATTACCGGTGTTACCGCCAGCAAGGCGCTTATCGACCAGGCCATAGCGCAGCAGGCGGATGCCCTGGTGGTGCACCACGGTTTCTTCTGGAAAAACGAATCTTATGTGATCCGCGGTATGAAATACGAACGTATTAAGGCGCTGCTGGATCATAATATTAATTTATTTGCCTACCATCTGCCGCTCGATATCCATCCCGAACTGGGTAATAACGCACAATTGGCAAAACTGCTGGCGATTGAAACCACAGGGCCGCTGGAGCTGGGTAACCCGCTTAGCGTGGCAATGCAGGGGGAGTTTGCCGGTGATATCAGCGGGGAAGCGCTGTCAAACCGCATCAGCGAAACTTTAAACCGCCAGTGCCTGCATATAGCGCCGCCGTCGGATAAACCTATACGCACCGTGGCCTGGTGTACCGGCGGCGGTCAAAGTTATATCGATCTGGCGGCCGAGCAGGGCATAGACGCCTTTATTACCGGCGAAGCCTCGGAGCAAACCACCCATGTTGCCCATGAAATGGATATTCATTTCTTTGCCGCCGGTCACCATGCCACTGAGCGTTACGGCGCCAAGGCCCTGGCGGCTTACTTAGCGGCAAGTACGGATTTATCGGTGGAGTTTGTCGATATCAACAACCCGGTATAG
- a CDS encoding TonB-dependent receptor, with the protein MEKTKLFTKRKSLALGIASALLALPSYQTVAAENEDGVERIEVTGSRIKRTDIEGPSPVQSISKDDIANMGYDNLQQLLERMPVAGSGTFSTRGNSQDSTANGGAAVSLRGLGPDATLVLINGRRASISAFAESITNSFVDINSIPVSAIERIDILKDGASAIYGSDAVAGVVNIILKKDIEGIEVNMGIGATEGPNYEEQTASLVWGTATDNGHASIIVDYFRNSELGGDEMGRFGTANQSPYGGMDFRSSRGYPGYFYVDGVKTIDPDCPADRATESGSCLFDYGPYTLTIPAAERIGAIAQFDYTFGNDVTAFTEIAIQHNTSEAGGAPTPLDEDAQLTVPGDHPNNPFGQDIEIGRYRTVDAGPRRWDIESDTLRIVAGLRGEINDWEWETSVQKGRSKSLQTGNRNQGWVRVDFLQQEIDAGNYNPFGGVTNPDEVIDRITTSLVRRGDSHLTAFDAHITGEAFTFNDDPVMMAAGIEYRDEDVKDIPDDQFQRGLIFGTESVSAQASRDQWAAYVEFSIPLTEQLELQLAGRYDDYSDFGDTTNPKVAIRWNPHDDVTVRASWAEGFRAPSLAQIGLGPSEESSFFVDTYRCEADGIDCEALDYNTEFAGNKDLEAEESESWNVGVIWAPSQEFSLGVDVWSIEQDNKIDEANFGDIYNAECGNQNSTICVRHAPTGDDTFGVIDVVKSSFVNVTSQEAQGIDFSASYNLGLDNYGDVRFNLEWAYLDKFEKDNMDYTGEYNYPEHRWIASTNWSKDQFSANINISYTGEFEDTPDIDFDGTLDFEDNKSRMVDSQILVDVQGSYDVTDGLSLTLGINNLFDEEPPFAIGDGNNDLYGYAQGIHNPRGRYMYSKVTFRF; encoded by the coding sequence ATGGAAAAAACCAAGTTATTTACGAAAAGAAAGTCTCTCGCCTTAGGTATTGCAAGTGCCTTACTTGCCCTGCCAAGCTATCAGACGGTTGCCGCGGAAAACGAAGATGGCGTTGAACGCATCGAAGTGACCGGTTCACGGATCAAACGTACTGATATCGAAGGCCCCTCCCCGGTACAGTCCATCAGCAAAGACGACATTGCCAATATGGGTTATGACAACCTCCAGCAGTTGCTTGAGCGTATGCCGGTGGCCGGTAGCGGTACTTTCTCAACCCGGGGCAACAGCCAGGACTCCACCGCAAACGGCGGCGCTGCCGTCAGTTTACGTGGTTTAGGCCCGGATGCCACCTTGGTACTGATCAACGGCCGCCGCGCCTCCATCAGTGCTTTTGCCGAGAGCATTACCAACTCATTTGTCGATATCAACTCGATTCCGGTGTCCGCCATCGAGCGTATCGATATTTTAAAAGACGGTGCTTCCGCTATCTACGGCTCTGACGCCGTTGCCGGTGTGGTGAACATCATACTGAAAAAAGATATCGAAGGCATTGAAGTTAATATGGGCATCGGGGCAACCGAAGGCCCTAACTACGAAGAGCAGACCGCCAGTCTGGTTTGGGGTACGGCCACCGACAACGGCCATGCCTCCATTATCGTGGACTATTTCAGAAACTCGGAGCTGGGCGGCGATGAAATGGGCCGTTTTGGCACCGCCAACCAGTCGCCATACGGCGGTATGGATTTCCGCTCATCCCGCGGCTATCCGGGTTACTTTTATGTTGACGGCGTAAAAACCATAGATCCCGACTGCCCCGCAGACAGAGCCACCGAATCAGGCAGCTGTTTATTTGACTATGGCCCCTATACCTTAACCATACCGGCTGCCGAGCGTATCGGCGCCATTGCCCAGTTCGACTATACCTTCGGCAATGATGTTACCGCCTTTACCGAGATCGCGATCCAGCATAATACTTCCGAAGCCGGCGGTGCGCCGACTCCCCTTGATGAAGATGCCCAGTTAACCGTACCGGGCGATCACCCCAACAACCCGTTCGGACAAGACATTGAAATCGGCCGTTACCGTACCGTAGATGCCGGTCCGCGCCGCTGGGATATCGAGTCGGATACCTTAAGAATCGTCGCCGGTTTACGCGGCGAGATCAATGACTGGGAATGGGAAACCTCAGTACAGAAAGGCCGCAGCAAATCACTGCAAACCGGTAACCGCAACCAGGGTTGGGTACGTGTCGACTTCCTGCAGCAGGAAATCGATGCCGGTAACTATAACCCGTTTGGCGGGGTGACCAACCCGGATGAAGTGATCGACCGCATCACCACCAGTTTGGTCAGACGCGGCGACTCCCACCTGACCGCCTTTGATGCCCACATTACCGGCGAAGCCTTCACCTTTAACGACGATCCTGTGATGATGGCTGCCGGTATCGAATACCGTGATGAAGACGTTAAAGATATTCCCGATGACCAGTTCCAGCGTGGCCTGATTTTCGGTACCGAATCGGTTTCCGCCCAGGCAAGCCGGGATCAGTGGGCAGCCTATGTGGAATTCTCAATTCCGCTGACCGAGCAGCTTGAATTGCAATTGGCCGGCCGTTACGACGATTACAGCGATTTTGGCGACACTACCAACCCTAAAGTGGCCATCCGCTGGAACCCGCATGACGATGTTACCGTGCGCGCCTCCTGGGCCGAAGGCTTCCGTGCACCGTCACTGGCGCAAATCGGCTTAGGGCCGTCTGAAGAAAGTAGTTTCTTTGTAGATACCTACCGTTGTGAAGCCGACGGCATCGACTGTGAAGCCCTGGATTACAATACCGAATTTGCCGGTAACAAAGATCTGGAAGCGGAAGAATCCGAGTCCTGGAACGTCGGTGTTATCTGGGCGCCGAGCCAGGAATTCAGCTTAGGTGTCGATGTCTGGAGCATAGAGCAGGACAACAAAATCGATGAGGCCAACTTTGGCGACATCTATAACGCCGAGTGTGGTAACCAGAACAGCACTATCTGTGTGCGTCATGCACCGACCGGCGACGATACCTTTGGTGTTATCGACGTAGTAAAAAGCTCCTTTGTCAACGTTACTTCCCAGGAAGCACAAGGTATAGATTTCTCTGCCAGCTATAACCTGGGCCTGGATAATTACGGCGATGTCAGATTCAACCTTGAGTGGGCCTACCTGGACAAGTTTGAAAAAGACAATATGGACTATACCGGCGAATATAACTATCCGGAGCACCGCTGGATTGCCAGCACCAACTGGAGCAAAGACCAGTTCTCTGCCAATATCAACATCAGCTATACCGGCGAGTTTGAAGATACCCCGGATATCGACTTTGACGGCACCCTGGATTTTGAAGACAACAAGTCGCGTATGGTTGACTCGCAAATTCTGGTAGACGTACAGGGCAGCTATGATGTCACCGACGGCCTGAGCCTGACTCTGGGTATCAACAACCTGTTTGATGAAGAGCCGCCGTTCGCCATCGGGGATGGCAACAACGACCTGTACGGTTATGCCCAGGGTATTCACAACCCGAGAGGCCGCTACATGTACAGTAAAGTGACCTTCCGCTTCTAA
- a CDS encoding class I SAM-dependent methyltransferase — protein MKPALAFRQPHYPKSWQSLPNGELILSAINEQLAPWWPKFFGYYLLKIGALSGAISCDDSPIPQHITLSQQSRPQAGAEDELSDGRDGQRDIIADIDDLPLLKQSVDVCVLSHALEFSLDPHHVVREANRVLMPNGYLVITGFNPFSLAGLNKLIPYRKNKNPWNERFFSPMRVKDWLHLMGYEIIADQRCLHHSLATNLKPGKIRGYWQRFADNYLTSLGSVYVIIAKKRVLPLTPIKPKWQLRPSFQPVKVSTMNSNLLNSRLPKQRNK, from the coding sequence ATGAAACCGGCTTTAGCGTTTAGACAACCCCATTATCCCAAATCCTGGCAGTCTCTGCCCAACGGTGAGCTGATCCTGAGCGCCATCAATGAGCAGCTGGCTCCCTGGTGGCCTAAGTTTTTCGGTTATTACCTGTTAAAAATCGGGGCGTTAAGCGGCGCCATCAGCTGCGACGATTCGCCAATCCCGCAACATATCACCCTGAGCCAGCAGAGCAGGCCGCAGGCCGGTGCGGAAGATGAGCTGAGCGACGGCAGGGACGGGCAGAGGGACATTATTGCCGATATCGATGATTTGCCGCTGTTAAAACAAAGCGTCGATGTCTGCGTGCTCAGCCATGCGCTGGAGTTTTCACTCGATCCCCACCATGTGGTCAGGGAAGCCAACCGGGTATTAATGCCAAACGGTTACCTGGTGATCACAGGTTTCAATCCCTTCAGCCTGGCTGGGCTCAATAAGCTTATTCCTTACCGGAAAAATAAAAACCCGTGGAACGAAAGGTTTTTCTCGCCGATGCGGGTGAAAGACTGGCTGCATTTGATGGGCTATGAAATTATCGCCGATCAAAGGTGCCTGCACCATTCGCTGGCAACAAACCTCAAACCGGGCAAGATCCGCGGTTACTGGCAGCGTTTTGCCGATAATTACCTTACCAGTTTGGGCTCGGTCTATGTGATCATTGCCAAGAAAAGGGTGCTGCCGCTTACGCCCATCAAACCTAAATGGCAACTCAGGCCGAGTTTCCAGCCGGTGAAGGTATCTACGATGAATTCCAACCTGTTAAATTCACGCTTGCCTAAGCAGAGAAATAAATAA
- the gloB gene encoding hydroxyacylglutathione hydrolase produces MTENNTKVDAESTASAKPGISPAITGIKAFTDNYIWSIASNASNEIALVDPGDARVCIEFIEKNELQLTSILITHHHHDHVGGIKALVNYCRQQGWPLTVYGPAREKLPHCDVRLAEGDTVDLKAQGLILKVMDVPGHTAGHIAYTDGQVLFCGDTLFSGGCGRLFEGSPAQMLASLQKLAALPHHTRVYCTHEYTSANLEFALTIEPDNTELRAYREQTRQLREQDKATLPSSIGLEKAINPFLRCHQANIQENVVPEHSPGENLTLAAFTRVRQQKDNF; encoded by the coding sequence ATGACTGAAAATAACACTAAAGTTGATGCAGAAAGCACAGCAAGTGCCAAGCCCGGCATTTCCCCTGCGATCACAGGAATAAAAGCCTTTACTGATAACTATATCTGGTCGATCGCCTCAAATGCAAGTAATGAAATCGCTTTGGTCGATCCCGGCGATGCCAGGGTATGTATTGAATTTATAGAAAAAAATGAGCTGCAGCTGACCAGTATTTTGATCACCCACCATCATCACGACCATGTCGGCGGTATTAAGGCCCTGGTGAACTATTGCCGGCAGCAGGGCTGGCCGTTAACCGTCTATGGCCCCGCCAGGGAAAAGCTTCCCCATTGTGATGTCAGGCTGGCAGAAGGCGATACCGTAGATCTTAAGGCCCAGGGGCTGATATTAAAGGTAATGGATGTTCCCGGCCATACCGCAGGCCATATTGCCTATACCGACGGGCAGGTATTATTTTGCGGCGATACCTTGTTCTCCGGCGGCTGCGGCCGTTTGTTCGAAGGCTCTCCCGCCCAGATGCTGGCTTCGCTGCAAAAGCTTGCGGCACTGCCTCACCATACCCGGGTTTATTGTACCCATGAATATACCAGTGCCAATCTGGAGTTTGCTTTAACCATAGAACCGGATAACACAGAACTGCGTGCCTACCGGGAGCAGACACGGCAGCTAAGGGAGCAGGACAAAGCCACTTTACCCAGCTCTATCGGTCTGGAGAAAGCAATCAATCCATTCCTGCGCTGCCACCAGGCGAATATACAGGAAAACGTCGTGCCGGAGCACAGCCCGGGGGAGAACCTGACCCTGGCGGCCTTTACCCGGGTGAGACAGCAAAAAGACAACTTTTAA
- a CDS encoding lytic transglycosylase has translation MKYLLLSLPASLLLLGCQNTPFSPEQELPEAVNTELAANIASPVEISQALLADEAVDVIHPVADVDITLSENDTHVSDDIWQRIRDKLTFEVPENRRVVAQRNWYAKHPKYLDRVAKRAEPFIFYILQELEANDMPMEIALLPIVESAFDPFAYSHGRASGMWQFVPGTGTRFGMKQNWWYDGRRDVVASTKGAISYLKYLHKYFDGDWLLALAAYNSGEGRVKRAVKNNARKNKKTDFWSLDLPKETRAYVPKLLALADLVKRPENFNIKLYEIENKAVISQVDIGSQLDLAKAASLAGLTLAELQRLNPGFNRWATDPDGPHYLLLPKHKEPDFTAGLNKLSEQDRLAWQRYKIRSGDSLIKIAKKFHTTPALIKQVNNVKGSRIRAGKHLLIPVAATSLDHYILSQDQRLASTQNKKQAGVKTIHTVRSGDTLWDISQSYKVTSRNIAKWNGIAPRDTIKPGQQLVIWQNAKTASAKSPAEQAIMRNITYKVRRGDSFARIADKFNVTIKDIERWNSLSRKKYLQPGQILKLSVDVTNNI, from the coding sequence ATGAAATATTTATTACTCTCACTCCCCGCTTCCTTATTGCTGCTTGGCTGTCAAAATACGCCATTTTCCCCAGAGCAGGAGCTCCCGGAAGCCGTCAATACCGAATTAGCCGCCAATATCGCCAGCCCGGTGGAAATCAGCCAGGCATTGCTGGCGGATGAAGCCGTGGATGTTATCCATCCGGTGGCGGATGTCGACATTACCCTGTCTGAAAATGACACCCATGTTTCAGACGATATCTGGCAGCGTATCCGGGACAAACTCACTTTTGAAGTGCCGGAAAACAGACGTGTCGTCGCCCAGCGCAACTGGTATGCCAAACACCCCAAGTATCTCGACCGGGTAGCCAAACGTGCCGAACCTTTTATCTTCTATATTCTGCAGGAATTGGAAGCTAACGATATGCCGATGGAAATCGCGCTGCTGCCGATAGTTGAAAGCGCCTTTGATCCCTTCGCCTATTCCCACGGCCGGGCATCGGGCATGTGGCAGTTTGTCCCCGGCACCGGCACCCGTTTCGGCATGAAGCAGAACTGGTGGTATGACGGACGCCGCGACGTGGTTGCCTCCACCAAAGGCGCCATCAGCTACCTGAAATACCTGCATAAGTACTTTGACGGCGACTGGCTGCTGGCCCTGGCCGCCTATAATTCCGGTGAAGGCCGGGTAAAACGCGCGGTGAAAAATAATGCTCGCAAGAACAAAAAAACCGATTTCTGGTCGCTGGATTTACCGAAGGAAACCCGTGCTTATGTGCCTAAATTACTGGCACTGGCTGATCTGGTAAAACGGCCGGAAAATTTTAATATCAAACTTTACGAAATTGAGAACAAGGCGGTGATCTCCCAGGTAGATATCGGCTCCCAGCTGGATCTGGCAAAAGCCGCCAGCCTGGCCGGCTTAACCCTGGCAGAGCTGCAGCGCCTGAACCCGGGCTTTAACCGCTGGGCAACGGATCCGGACGGCCCCCACTACCTGTTATTGCCTAAGCATAAAGAGCCGGACTTTACCGCCGGCTTAAACAAGCTCAGCGAGCAGGACAGGCTGGCCTGGCAACGCTATAAGATTAGATCCGGCGACAGCCTGATCAAAATAGCGAAAAAGTTCCATACCACGCCGGCATTAATCAAGCAGGTCAATAATGTCAAAGGCAGCCGCATCCGCGCCGGCAAGCACCTGCTGATCCCTGTTGCCGCCACCTCTCTGGACCACTATATCTTATCCCAGGATCAGCGCCTGGCCAGCACCCAGAACAAAAAACAGGCGGGAGTTAAAACCATACATACCGTCAGATCCGGCGATACTCTGTGGGATATCAGCCAAAGCTATAAGGTAACCAGCCGCAATATCGCCAAATGGAACGGCATAGCGCCGCGCGATACCATAAAGCCCGGCCAGCAACTGGTGATCTGGCAAAATGCCAAAACCGCCAGCGCCAAAAGCCCGGCAGAGCAGGCGATTATGCGCAACATTACCTATAAGGTACGCCGCGGCGATTCTTTTGCCCGTATTGCCGATAAATTTAATGTGACCATCAAGGACATTGAGCGCTGGAACAGCCTCAGCCGCAAAAAATACCTGCAGCCGGGACAAATTTTAAAACTCTCGGTAGATGTGACCAACAACATCTAG